In Bifidobacterium scardovii JCM 12489 = DSM 13734, the genomic stretch TAAAGCCGTACGGCTCTACGAAGGGCCCTTCCGCCATGTGGCGGAAGGGCCCTTTTGCTATGTGCGCTGCTGTTGCGCGCGCTACTGGATCTGCTTCATGATGCTGATGCTCAGTCCGGGAACGGCCCACAGATTCGGGTCGGGCACCGCGTCCTTGGATTCGTCCGTCCCGTCGTTCTCCGAGTCGTCCAAGGCGTCGGCGATGTTGAGGATCGCGTTGTCGTCGTGCGGCGAGTGCTGCGGGGACGAGGCCGCGATCGTGCTGACGTGCGGGTCGGCGTCGCCGCCGTCCCCGCCGTGCGAGTAGCTCAGCTGCTGGCCGCGGGCCGGATCGCCGTGCCCGGGATCGCCGTAGCGGATCGGGTCGCTCGGTCCGGGCTGCACGGACAGGCGGTTCTGCACGTGCATGACCACCTCGCGTATCGGACTGTGGTCGTCGACGGCGCTCGTCCAGTTGTCCTCCTCCGCGTGGGACAACGGATCGAACCGTTCCACATGGGCTCCCCTGGCGGGGCGCACGCCGTTGACCACGCCTGAAGTCCATTCGCACTGCCATTCGCAATCGGACGGCAGACGGTAGGCCTTCTCCTCGTCGACGCCGTTGATCACGATGAGGATGCCCGTCTCGGCCTGCGACTGCAGCCTCATGACGAAACTGCGCACGCTGGTGTCGAACCAGTCGTGGTCCATCGGCGTGGTGCCGTTCGGCAGATACCATTGCACGCGGCTCGACGGCTTGAACAGGCCGAGCTGCGTCAGCCGGGTGAAGAATTCCTCGTGATGGTACAGGTCGAGCGACTTGCGTATCGCGATCAGCCGCGACACGATCTCCAGCCGCCGCATCTCCGGCGTTTTCTTCGGCTGGTACAGCCAGTCCCAGTTCAGCCAGGTGATGTCGTTGTCCTGCGCGTACGCGTTGTTGTTGCCGTACTGCGTATTGCAGAATTCGTCGCCGGCCAGCATCATCGGCGTGCCCAGCGACAGCATCAGCGTGCCCAACATGTTCATCGCCGCCAGCTCGCGCCTGCGGTTGATGCGCGGGTCGTCGCTGCGCCCCTCGATGCCGAAATTCGCCGAATGGTTGATGTTGGTGCCGTCCATGTTGTTTTCGCCGTTGCGCTCGTTGTGCTTGGACGCGTACCGGGTCAGATCGGTGAGCGTGAATCCGTCATGGCAGGCTACGTAGTTGATCGAGGAGACGCATCCGCGGCCGGGGTCGGTGGCGAACAGATCGGCCGAGCCGCACAGCCGCGTGGCCATCTCCTGCATGCCGAAACCGCTGCGGGCCCCGGGTTGCGTGTCGGTGACCCAGAATTGCCGCGTGGCGTCGCGGAACCGGTCGTTCCACTCGCTGAACGGCAGGCCGAAGCCACCGGTGCGCCACCCTTGGGGCCCCAGATCCCACGGCTCCATGATGAGCTTGAGGTTGCCCAGCAGCAGATCGGAGCGCAGGGCGTACAGGAAGGGATGGTGCTTGGTGAAATCGCCGTCGAGGCGGGCCAGGGATGCGGCCAGATCGAAGCGGAACCCGTCGATGCCGATGCGCTTGGCCCAGTACCGCAGCGAGTCCACGGCGAAGGTCACCACATGCGTGTTGGTGAAGTCGAAGGTGTTGCCGCAGCCCGTCGTGTCCTCGAACCGGCCGGCGTTGTTCTTCTGGTGACGGTAGTACGATATCGCGTCCAATCCGCGCCAGCAGACGGTCGGCCCCTCCACGCCGCCTTCGCAGGTGTGGTTGTAGACCACGTCCATGATCACCTCGAAGCCGGCCTCGTGCAGGGCGCGCACCATATCGATCACCTCTTCGCGCACGGCGCGGGCGCCCTTGCTCCGGGCTGCGGCGGTGGCGTACGAGGGCTCGGGGGAGAAGTATCCGAGGGTCGAGTACCCCCAGTAGTTCGTGCGGCCGCGCTCCTGCAGGAACAATTCGCTCTGCTTGGCCTGGATCGGCAGCAGTTCGATCGACGTGACGCCGAGGCCCTGCAGATAGGCGAGCGTGACCGGATGCGCCAGCCCGGCATAGGTGCCGCGCAGCTCCTCGGGCAGCCAAGGCGCGTTGGCGGTGAACCCCCTGACGTGCAGCTCGTAGAGCACGGTCTTGCTCCACGGCACGTGGGGGTGCGACGGGTCGGCGTCGTGCTTGGTCTCGTCGCGGTCGTCGATCGCGACCGACAGCGGCACCTTGCCGAGCGCGTCGATGGTGCTCATGGCGCCGAACGCCGATCCGACGATCCGGCCGTTGCCGTCGAGCTCGCACTGGTAGGAGAACGCCGCCGGGTCGAGCTCCATGCTGCCGTCGATGCCCTTGCCGTACGGGTCGAGCAGCAGCTTGTACGGGTTGAACTGGATGCCCTTCTTCGGGTCCCAAGCGCCGTCCACGCGGTAGGCGTAGCGCATGCCGTCCCATGCCTTGGGCAGGTGGACGTACCACAGGCCGTAATTCGGCCCCTCCATGCGGAACAGGGTCTCGCGCAGGTACAGGGACTCGATGATGCGCGTGCAGACCGGATGCGCGTGGATCTCATTGATGAACGGCGACGGGGAATCCTCGAAGATCCGGACCGCGTCGGTGAAGAATGCGGTTGGCCGGTCGACCGGCTCGTAGACGCACAGCCATACCTGATCGGCTGTCTCCGACCGCACGACGGCATCGGCGCCACCGTCGTCGGTGAAGTACAGTCCGGGCCGTGTGGCGTATCGATGCGGTATCGCATACCGCTGGGGTATCGCGTGCTTCATATACCCATTGTAGCCGCGTCGATTTTTTGGGGATGAATCGGGCAATGGCAGGGGCTGCGGCGTGCGAACCGGCGTAATCGGCGACTTACCGAAAGGTAATTTGCAAAAATGGATCGAGGATCGTGCGTTCGCATGGCGCGTCTGCCTGGTGCGTCCGTCTGTGCGAATCGTGTCGCGCCAATCGATTGACATACCATGGTACCGACCATTCGTTGCAAAGGAGAACCCAATGGCCAAGCCGATGACCGCATTCACCACCGACCTTCAGCATTCCGGCATGCCGGCGAAGGATTTGGACGAGACCATCGCGTTCTACACCGACGTGCTCGGATTCGAACTCGCCGGGCTGTTCCGCAACGGGGAGAACCGCTGCGCCTTCCTGCGCTACGGACATCTGACCATCGAGACGTGGGAGGGCGACCCCGCGCCGATGACCACCGGCGCCATCAACCATTGGGCGTTCGACACCCCGGACATCGAGGCGGCGTTCGAGAACGCGAAGG encodes the following:
- the glgX gene encoding glycogen debranching protein GlgX, which produces MKHAIPQRYAIPHRYATRPGLYFTDDGGADAVVRSETADQVWLCVYEPVDRPTAFFTDAVRIFEDSPSPFINEIHAHPVCTRIIESLYLRETLFRMEGPNYGLWYVHLPKAWDGMRYAYRVDGAWDPKKGIQFNPYKLLLDPYGKGIDGSMELDPAAFSYQCELDGNGRIVGSAFGAMSTIDALGKVPLSVAIDDRDETKHDADPSHPHVPWSKTVLYELHVRGFTANAPWLPEELRGTYAGLAHPVTLAYLQGLGVTSIELLPIQAKQSELFLQERGRTNYWGYSTLGYFSPEPSYATAAARSKGARAVREEVIDMVRALHEAGFEVIMDVVYNHTCEGGVEGPTVCWRGLDAISYYRHQKNNAGRFEDTTGCGNTFDFTNTHVVTFAVDSLRYWAKRIGIDGFRFDLAASLARLDGDFTKHHPFLYALRSDLLLGNLKLIMEPWDLGPQGWRTGGFGLPFSEWNDRFRDATRQFWVTDTQPGARSGFGMQEMATRLCGSADLFATDPGRGCVSSINYVACHDGFTLTDLTRYASKHNERNGENNMDGTNINHSANFGIEGRSDDPRINRRRELAAMNMLGTLMLSLGTPMMLAGDEFCNTQYGNNNAYAQDNDITWLNWDWLYQPKKTPEMRRLEIVSRLIAIRKSLDLYHHEEFFTRLTQLGLFKPSSRVQWYLPNGTTPMDHDWFDTSVRSFVMRLQSQAETGILIVINGVDEEKAYRLPSDCEWQCEWTSGVVNGVRPARGAHVERFDPLSHAEEDNWTSAVDDHSPIREVVMHVQNRLSVQPGPSDPIRYGDPGHGDPARGQQLSYSHGGDGGDADPHVSTIAASSPQHSPHDDNAILNIADALDDSENDGTDESKDAVPDPNLWAVPGLSISIMKQIQ
- a CDS encoding VOC family protein; its protein translation is MAKPMTAFTTDLQHSGMPAKDLDETIAFYTDVLGFELAGLFRNGENRCAFLRYGHLTIETWEGDPAPMTTGAINHWAFDTPDIEAAFENAKELGLNFKDAEIQSIPTFWDNGIRYFNVYGPNGETIEFCQIV